In the genome of Coturnix japonica isolate 7356 chromosome Z, Coturnix japonica 2.1, whole genome shotgun sequence, one region contains:
- the APC gene encoding adenomatous polyposis coli protein isoform X3 codes for MAAASYDQLLKQVEALKMENSNLRQELEDNSNHLTKLETEASNMKEVLKQLQGSIEDEGMASSGQIDLLERLKELNLESTSFPGVKLRPKVSVRSFGSREGSVSSRSGECSPVPMGSFPRRGFMNGSRESTGYLEELEKERSLLLAELEKEEKEKDWYYAQLQNLTKRIDSLPLTENFSLQTDMTRRQLEYEARQIRAAMEEQLGTCQDMEKRAQVRVARIQQIEKDILRIRQLLQSQAAEAERAPQGKHDAGSHDTERQSEGQGAPEISMSASNTGQGSAARMDHETASVMSSSNNYSVPRRLTSHLGTKVTEDYKPQVEMVYSLLSMLGTHDKDDMSRTLLAMSSSQDSCIAMRQSGCLPLLIQLLHGNDKDSVLLGNSRGSKEARARASAALHNIIHSQPDDKRGRREIRVLHLLEQIRAYCETCWEWQEAHEQGMDQDKNPMPAPVDHQICPAVCVLMKLSFDEEHRHAMNELGGLQAIAELLQVDCEMYGLTNDHYSVTLRRYAGMALTNLTFGDVANKATLCSMKGCMRALVAQLKSESEDLQQVIASVLRNLSWRADVNSKKTLREVGSVKALMECALEVKKESTLKSVLSALWNLSAHCTENKADICAVDGALAFLVGTLTYRSQTNTLAIIESGGGILRNVSSLIATNEDHRQILRENSCLQTLLQHLKSHSLTIVSNACGTLWNLSARNAKDQEALWDMGAVSMLKNLIHSKHKMIAMGSAAALRNLMANRPAKYKDANIMSPGSSLPSLHVRKQKALEAELDAQHLSETFDNIDNLSPKASHRNKQRHKQNIYILPGSSSSSRGNIENCLSEKDRSLDRDRGVGLNAYHPATENSGSSSKRIGMQISTAAAQIAKVMEEVTSMHIPQEDRSSSSASEMHCLTEDRNATRRAATAHTHSNTYFAKSENSSRPCPVPYTKMEYKRASNDSLNSVSSSDGYGKRGQMKPSIESYSEDDESKFCSYGQYPADLAHKIHSANHMDDNDGELDTPINYSLKYSDEQLNSGRQSPSQNERWARPKHIIDDELKQNDQRQSRSQSSTYPVYTESGDDQHMKYQSPFGQQDCVPSFRSRGSNGSDQNRVGSALGINQKVNQSLCQVDDYDDDKPTNYSERYSEEEQHEEEDRPTNYSIKYNEEEHHVDQPIDYSLKYSTEVPSSSQKPSFAFSKTSSVQSTKTDHISSSSGNTSAPSAGSKRQNQLHPSSAQSRGGHAQKTASCKTPSINQETIQTYCVEDTPICFSRCSSLSSLSSAEDEIGRDQSTRVTDTTNTLQIAELKENSGALSAEAAVSEITSTSQHIRTKSSRLPTSSLSPSDSSRHKAVEFSSGAKSPSKSGAQTPKSPPEHYVQETPLMFSRCTSVSSLDSFESRSIASSVQSEPCSGMVSGIISPSDLPDSPGQTMPPSRSKTPPPAQGVQVKRDVAKGKVPSTEKREPGPRQAAVNAAVQRVQVLPDADTLLHFATESTPDGFSCSSSLSALSLDEPFIQKDVELRIMPPVHENEHGNEAEPEQSDDTKDNQENKAEKPSEAEKDILDDSDDDDIEILEECIISAMPTKSSRKAKKPSQASAPKIPPPVARKPSQLPVYKLMPSQSRLQSQKHVSFTPGDDMPRVYCVEGTPINFSTATSLSDLTIESPPNELANVDSVGTGAESGEFEKRDTIPTEGRSTDDSQRAKSITVTGPGLDDDKTEEGDILAECINSAMPKGKSHKPFRVKKIMDQIQQASTSLNNKNQSEGEKKKPTSPVKPVPQNSEYRARVRKNTESKSQINNERSYPENRDAKKQNLKNNSRDFNDKLPNNEERVRGSFTFDSPHHYTPIEGTPYCFSRNDSLSSLDFDDDDVDLSREKAELRKEAKEIETKDCPNAEQPSSQQPSNRTQVCQKHPASRSQSKTFCQPNKDIPDRGAATDEKMQNFAIENTPVCFSRNSSLSSLSDIDQENNNNKEGEPVKRTEAPDSQIESNRPQTSGYAPKSFHVEDTPVCFSRNSSLSSLSIDSEDDLLQECISSAMPKKKKPSRMKSESEKSNSRNIGGMLAEDLTLDLREIQRPDSEHGFSPDSENFDWKAIQEGANSIVSSLHQAAAAASLSRQASSDSDSILSLKSGISLGSPFHLTPDQEEKPFTSNKGPRILKPGEKSTLESKKVESESKGIKGGKRVYKSIITGKARSNSEVSSQLKQPQQTSVPSISRGRTMIHIPGVRNSSSSTSPVSKKGPPFKNTNSKSPSEGQSSASSPRGVKSSVKPEPAPVTRQLSGLNQAGSSKGPSRSGSRDSTPSRPQQQPLSRPLQSPGRNSISPGRNGISPPNKLSQLPRTSSPSTASTKSSSSGRMSYTSPGRQMSQQNLTKQTALTKNSSSIPRSESASKGLNQILSSGASNKKTDLSRMSSAKSSGSESDRSERPVLVRQSTFIKEAPSPTLRRKLEESASFESLSPSRPDSPTRSQLQTPVLSPSLPDMSLSTHSTAQTSGWRKLPPNLSPSVEYDGRPAKRHDIARSHSESPSRLPINRSGTWKREHSKHSSSLPRVSTWRRTGSSSSILSASSESSEKAKSEDEKQHGSSLSGQKQSKENQAPAKGTWRKIKENEIPQIMNDPQHPSSSATSSSDSKTLIYQMAPAVSKTEDVWVRIEDCPINNPRSGRSPTGNTPPVIDSVSEKGVVNGKDSKEIQEKQIPGNGSVPVRTIGLENRLNSFFQMDSPDKKGSETKPLQTNPVPAPESNESTVSERTPFSSSSSSKHSSPIGAVAARVTPFNYNPSRRKSSVDNSSARPSQIPTPVNNSTKKRDSKSENTDSSGTQSPKRHSGSYLVTSV; via the exons GGTTCTGCTGCTCGAATGGACCATGAGACAGCCAGTGTTATGAGCTCTAGTAATAACTACTCTGTACCTCGCAGACTGACAAGTCATCTGGGTACCAAGGTAACCGAAGATTACAAACCACAG GTGGAAATGGTGTACTCATTGTTATCAATGCTTGGTACTCATGATAAAGATGACATGTCAAGAACATTGCTAGCAATGTCCAGCTCCCAAGACAGCTGCATAGCTATGCGTCAGTCTGGATGTCTTCCTCTCCTCATCCAGCTTTTACATGGCAACGATAAAGACTCTGTCTTGTTAGGGAACTCTCGTGGTAGTAAGGAGGCCCGTGCCAGAGCCAGTGCAGCGCTGCATAACATCATTCACTCCCAGCCTGATGACAAGCGAGGCAGACGGGAAATCCGCGTGCTCCATCTTTTGGAGCAGATCCGTGCTTACTGTGAAACGTGTTGGGAATGGCAGGAAGCACATGAACAAGGCATGGACCAAGACAAAAACCCAA TGCCTGCACCAGTTGATCATCAGATCTGTCCTGCTGTATGCGTTTTAATGAAACTTTCATTTGATGAAGAACACAGGCATGCTATGAATGAGCTTG GAGGTTTGCAAGCCATTGCTGAACTGCTGCAAGTAGACTGTGAAATGTATGGACTTACAAATGACCATTATAGTGTTACATTGAGGAGGTATGCTGGAATGGCTCTGACAAACCTGACTTTTGGAGATGTAGCAAACAAG GCTACATTATGTTCGATGAAGGGCTGCATGAGAGCTCTTGTAGCCCAACTGAAGTCTGAAAGTGAAGACTTACAGCAG GTCATTGCAAGTGTGTTGAGGAACTTGTCCTGGCGTGCAGATGTAAACAGTAAAAAGACACTACGAGAAGTTGGGAGTGTGAAAGCACTGATGGAATGTGCTTTAGAAGTTAAGAAG gaGTCAACCCTAAAAAGTGTCTTGAGTGCCTTATGGAATCTGTCGGCACATTGTACTGAGAACAAAGCTGATATATGTGCCGTTGATGGTGCTCTTGCATTTCTAGTTGGTACACTGACATACCGGAGCCAAACAAATACTCTTGCCATCATTGAAAGTGGAGGAGGAATATTAAGAAATGTTTCTAGCTTAATTGCTACTAATGAGGACCACAG GCAAATCTTGCGAGAGAACAGTTGCTTACAAACGTTGTTACAACACTTGAAGTCACACAGCTTGACAATAGTCAGTAACGCATGTGGAACCCTGTGGAATCTTTCTGCACGAAATGCAAAGGATCAGGAGGCACTGTGGGACATGGGAGCAGTCAGCATGCTCAAAAATCTCATTCACTCGAAACACAAAATGATAGCaatgggcagtgctgcagctctaaGAAACCTCATGGCAAACAGGCCAGCAAAGTATAAGGATGCTAACATTATGTCTCCAGGATCAAGCTTGCCATCTCTTcatgttagaaaacaaaaggcacTGGAAGCAGAATTAGATGCGCAACATTTATCAGAGACTTTTGACAATATTGATAATTTAAGCCCAAAAGCATCTCATCGTAATAAGCAGAGACATAAGCAGAATATATACA TATTGCCTGGCTCCTCGTCTTCTAGTAGAGGAAACATAGAAAATTGTCTATCTGAGAAAGACAGAAGTCTTGATAGAGATCGAGGAGTAGGTTTAAATGCCTACCACCCAGCTACAGAGAACAGTGGAAGCTCCTCTAAGAGAATAGGAATGCAGATTTCTACAGCTGCAGCTCAAATTGCCAAGGTTATGGAAGAAGTGACAAGCATGCATATTCCACAGGAAGACAGAAGTTccagttctgcttctgaaatgcactgtttgacagaagacagaaatgcCACAAGGAGAGCAGCCACTGCCCATACTCACTCAAATACATACTTTGCAAAATCTGAGAACTCAAGCAGGCCGTGTCCTGTGCCTTACACAAAAATGGAATACAAGAGAGCATCAAATGACAGCTTAAATAGCGTCAGCAGCAGTGATGGCTATGGTAAAAGAGGCCAAATGAAACCTTCAATTGAATCTTACTCTGAGGACGATGAAAGTAAATTTTGTAGTTATGGGCAGTATCCAGCTGACTTGGCACATAAGATACATAGTGCAAATCACATGGATGACAACGATGGAGAACTAGACACTCCTATTAACTATAGTCTTAAATATTCAGATGAACAGCTAAATTCTGGAAGGCAGAGTCCTTCTCAGAATGAAAGATGGGCAAGGCCTAAGCATATAATAGATGAtgaattgaaacaaaatgaCCAAAGGCAGTCAAGGAGCCAAAGTTCAACCTACCCTGTGTACACTGAAAGTGGGGATGATCAACACATGAAATATCAGTCACCTTTTGGACAGCAAGATTGTGTTCCTTCATTTAGATCAAGAGGATCCAATGGTTCAGATCAGAATAGAGTAGGGTCAGCACTTGGAATCAATCAGAAAGTAAATCAGTCTTTGTGCCAGGTAGATGATTATGATGATGATAAGCCAACCAACTACAGTGAACGCTATTCTGAGGAGGAACAGCATGAGGAGGAAGACAGACCAACCAATTACAGCATAAAGTACAATGAAGAGGAACATCATGTTGATCAGCCCATTGACTACAGTCTCAAGTATTCAACAGAAgttccttcctcttctcagaagccatcttttgctttttcaaagaCTTCTTCAGTGCAGAGCACTAAAACTGACCATATTTCCTCAAGCAGTGGGAACACATCAGCCCCTTCAGCAGGTTCAAAGAGGCAGAATCAGCTTCACCCAagttctgcacagagcagaggtggTCATGCTCAAAAGACTGCTTCCTGTAAGACTCCTTCTATTAACCAGGAAACTATACAGACTTACTGTGTGGAAGATACACCAATATGTTTTTCAAGGTGTAGCTCTTTGTCGTCTTTGTCGTCAGCTGAAGATGAAATAGGACGTGATCAATCCACGCGAGTGACTGATACTACTAATACACTACAGAtagcagaactgaaagaaaacagtggggCTCTatctgcagaagctgcagtgagTGAAATCACATCAACATCACAACATATCAGAACAAAGTCCAGTAGACTTCCAACTTCCAGTTTATCGCCTTCTGATTCCTCCAGACATAAAGCTGTTGAATTTTCTTCAGGTGCCAAATCTCCCTCAAAGAGTGGTGCACAGACTCCTAAAAGCCCACCAGAACATTATGTACAGGAAACTCCTCTCATGTTCAGCAGATGTACCTCTGTAAGTTCCCTGGATAGTTTTGAAAGCCGTTCAATTGCTAGTTCAGTTCAAAGTGAGCCTTGCAGTGGAATGGTGAGTGGTATTATAAGTCCAAGTGATCTTCCAGACAGCCCAGGACAAACAATGCCTCCAAGCAGAAGTAAAACACCACCCCCTGCTCAAGGAGTTCAAGTGAAAAGAGATGTAGCTAAAGGTAAAGTACCTAGTACAGAAAAGAGAGAGCCTGGTCCTAGGCAAGCAGCAGTAAATGCAGCTGTTCAGAGAGTTCAAGTACTGCCAGATGCTGATACACTACTGCATTTTGCCACAGAAAGTACACCAGATGGGTTTTCTTGCTCTTCTAGCCTGAGTGCTCTGAGTCTTGATGAGCCATTTATACAGAAAGATGTAGAGTTAAGAATAATGCCTCCTGTACATGAAAATGAAcatggaaatgaagcagaacCTGAACAGTCAGATGATACAAAGGATAATCAAGAGAATAAAGCAGAGAAgccttctgaagcagaaaaagacattCTGGATGAttctgatgatgatgatatCGAAATACTGGAAGAATGTATTATTTCTGCAATGCCTACAAAGTCTTCACGTAAAGCCAAAAAGCCTTCTCAAGCATCTGCTCCAAAAATACCTCCTCCTGTAGCCAGAAAGCCAAGCCAGCTGCCAGTTTACAAACTTATGCCTTCCCAAAGCCGATTGCAATCCCAAAAGCATGTGAGTTTTACACCAGGAGATGATATGCCACGAGTATATTGTGTTGAGGGTACACCAATAAATTTTTCAACAGCTACATCTCTGAGCGATCTTACAATAGAATCACCACCAAATGAGTTGGCCAATGTAGACAGCGTGGGTACAGGGGCAGAGTCAGGGGAATTTGAAAAGAGGGACACTATTCCTACAGAAGGTAGAAGTACAGATGACTCTCAGAGAGCAAAAAGCATAACTGTGACTGGCCCAGGACTGGATgatgacaaaacagaagaggGTGATATTCTGGCTGAGTGCATTAACTCAGCTATGCCAAAAGGGAAAAGTCACAAACCTTTTagagtgaagaaaataatggatCAAATACAACAAGCATCTACATctctaaataataaaaatcaatcagAAGGTGAGAAAAAGAAGCCAACATCACCAGTAAAGCCTGTTCCCCAAAACAGTGAATATAGAGCACGtgtaaggaaaaacacagagtCTAAAAGCCaaattaataatgaaagaaGCTATCCAGAGAACAGAgatgcaaagaaacagaatcttaaaaataattctagaGATTTTAATGACAAACTTCCAAATAATGAAGAGCGTGTAAGAGGAAGCTTTACATTTGATTCCCCTCATCATTACACACCTATTGAGGGAACTCCGTATTGTTTTTCACGCAATGATTCCTTAAGTTCTTTGGattttgatgatgatgatgttgaCCTTTCAAGGGAAAAGGCAGaattaagaaaagaagcaaaggaaatagaaaCTAAGGACTGCCCTAACGCAGAACAGCCTTCAAGTCAGCAACCAAGTAATAGGACACAAGTTTGCCAAAAACACCCAGCAAGCAGAAGCCAATCTAAAACTTTCTGTCAGCCAAATAAAGATATTCCAGACAGAGGGGCAGCTACAGATGAGAAGATGCAGAACTTTGCTATTGAAAACAcacctgtttgtttttctcgCAATTCATCTCTTAGTTCCCTTAGTGATATTGAtcaagaaaacaataacaacaaagaagGAGAACCAGTAAAGCGAACTGAGGCTCCTGATTCGCAGATAGAGTCAAACAGACCACAGACTTCTGGTTATGCTCCTAAATCATTTCATGTTGAAGATACACCAGTATGTTTCTCTAGAAATAGCTCTCTGAGTTCTCTAAGTATTGACTCGGAAGATGATCTTTTGCAGGAATGCATTAGTTCTGCCAtgcctaaaaagaaaaagccatcaAGAATGAAGAGTGAAAGTGAGAAAAGTAATTCCAGAAACATAGGTGGTATGTTGGCAGAAGATTTAACACTGGATTTAAGAGAGATACAGAGGCCAGATTCAGAACATGGTTTCTCACCTGATTCAGAGAACTTTGATTGGAAAGCTATACAGGAAGGTGCAAATTCTATTGTTAGTAGCCTGCAtcaagctgcagctgctgcatcaCTATCCAGACAAGCTTCATCAGACTCTGATTCTATCCTTTCATTAAAATCTGGTATTTCTCTGGGATCACCATTCCATCTTACCCCAGACCAAGAAGAGAAACCTTTTACTAGTAATAAAGGGCCACGAATTCTTAAGCCAGGAGAGAAAAGTACACTGGAATCTAAAAAAGTAGAATCCGAAAGTAAGGGAatcaaaggagggaaaagagtATATAAAAGTATAATTACAGGAAAAGCTCGCTCCAATTCAGAAGTTTCAAGCCAGTTAAAGCAACCACAGCAAACAAGTGTGCCTTCAATTTCACGTGGCAGGACAATGATTCATATTCCAGGAGTTCGAAATAGTTCTTCAAGCACCAGTCCTGTTTCCAAAAAAGGCCCCCCATTCAAAAACACAAATTCCAAGAGTCCCAGTGAAGGCCAAAGTTCAGCTAGCTCCCCAAGAGGAGTCAAGTCATCAGTAAAACCTGAACCAGCTCCTGTAACTAGGCAGCTGTCAGGGTTGAACCAGGCTGGATCAAGTAAAGGACCTTCTAGATCAGGATCTAGAGACTCCACTCCTTCTAGACCTCAACAGCAGCCATTGAGCAGGCCTCTGCAATCTCCAGGCCGAAACTCAATCTCTCCAGGAAGAAATGGTATAAGTCCTCCCAACAAACTGTCTCAGTTGCCAAGAACATCATCTCCTAGCACAGCTTCAACTAAATCTTCAAGTTCAGGTAGGATGTCATATACATCACCAGGCAGGCAGATGAGCCAGCAAAACCTTACGAAGCAAACTGCCTTAACTAAGAATAGCAGTAGCATTCCAAGAAGTGAGTCTGCTTCCAAAGGACTGAACCAAATTCTCAGTAGTGGTGCATCAAACAAAAAGACTGACTTATCCAGAATGTCATCAGCAAAATCTAGCGGAAGTGAATCTGACAGATCTGAGAGGCCTGTTCTTGTTCGCCAGTCAACTTTTATTAAAGAAGCTCCAAGTCCGACTCTAAGACGTAAATTGGAAGAGTCTGCTTCATTTGaatctctttctccttccagacCAGATTCTCCCACAAGGTCCCAGCTACAGACTCCAGTTTTAAGTCCCTCACTTCCTGATATGTCTTTATCCACTCACTCAACTGCCCAAACTAGTGGCTGGAGAAAACTACCCCCTAATCTGAGCCCTTCTGTAGAATATGATGGGAGACCTGCAAAACGTCATGATATAGCACGTTCTCATTCTGAGAGTCCATCTAGATTGCCAATCAACAGGTCAGGAACATGGAAACGTGAACATAGTAAGCATTCCTCATCACTTCCTCGTGTAAGCACTTGGAGAAGAACTGGAAGTTCTTCCTCAATTCTGTCAGCTTCTTCAGAATCCagtgaaaaggcaaaaagtgaagatgaaaagcaacatGGAAGTTCTCTCTCTGGACAGAAGCAAAGTAAAGAAAACCAAGCACCAGCAAAAGGtacttggagaaaaataaaagaaaatgaaatcccCCAAATAATGAATGATCCTCAACATCCTTCCTCGAGTGCCACAAGTAGCTCTGATTCCAAAACACTAATCTATCAGATGGCACCAGCTGTCTCTAAGACTGAGGATGTTTGGGTGAGGATTGAGGACTGCCCAATTAACAATCCTCGATCTGGAAGGTCCCCAACTGGAAATACTCCTCCTGTTATTGACAGTGTTTCAGAGAAGGGGGTTGTGAATGGCAAAGATTCTAAAGAgattcaagaaaaacaaattccagGGAATGGAAGTGTTCCTGTTCGTACCATTGGTTTAGAAAATCGTCTGAACTCTTTCTTTCAGATGGACAGTCCAGACAAGAAAGGCAGTGAAACAAAACCTCTGCAGACCAATCCTGTTCCTGCACCTGAAAGTAACGAAAGTACTGTGAGTGAGCGTACACCATTCAGTTCCAGTAGTTCAAGCAAACATAGCTCTCCGATTGGTGCTGTTGCAGCGAGAGTAACTCCTTTCAATTACAATCCAAGCCGTAGGAAGAGTAGTGTGGACAATAGTTCTGCTCGGCCATCGCAGATACCCACACCAGTAAATAACAGCACAAAGAAACGTGACTCAAAGTCTGAAAATACAGACTCCAGTGGAACTCAGAGTCCCAAACGTCATTCTGGCTCTTACCTGGTGACTTCTGTTTAA